In Pecten maximus chromosome 10, xPecMax1.1, whole genome shotgun sequence, one genomic interval encodes:
- the LOC117336786 gene encoding uncharacterized protein LOC117336786 has product MNPYGTRWRCKGKNLPAPETGHVTPSLLRLNSTGEITSDSGSTDRYISDMGTLIDSACMKIQKRMEPVTKRSFMDCKSASTVLPMHSDFLLNQIKQQQAMDSYNEAASYSAPHWGYNKKMTARPNSCAFPNFRNSSNIYNPEFRNFRHQKTGFHPAMTGHYLGQRNPNKASHRCQHSDRSSHRPRHSFPSERVPSDCTNWRKMPKETNLRDDCPVHQDRIESKTEPPQKSVTASQNFVHSKNVSDHKNETPKPVINTKCAMPSQEKSYEDSHIKSDQSEVPATTGKENDKGSNGQKSASVQFIDWFECGQSEENSGTDVPQRIGFRVRTLSLDAESSNDPSVVNNKTLQREASVLSDIFQPDDTVFHVTCMFKENDSMAADKESGNSTESQPNEYQPSPKDDYCDSIVERSDTDFTQNTKCAEKKSEPSDLDKDCARRIVLLLRNNNKKGCRPSAKKRRRSKARKEDPSEIPSSHLENHAQKVQFQERNCKETNSQNSSATKKLGPTNTVAFVLGIDSNNSANPLKQHSFLVSFDSESDDFSEDSGDDFSDSDGVDELDFFSCPLQLNVICPVNQADASVSPQEQGSSKSCDVSEERQKRYWMLT; this is encoded by the coding sequence ATGAATCCATATGGGACAAGATGGCGGTGTAAGGGCAAAAACCTCCCCGCACCTGAAACAGGTCACGTAACTCCGTCGTTGTTACGGCTAAATAGTACAGGCGAAATTACATCAGACAGCGGTTCGACTGACCGATACATATCGGACATGGGTACACTAATTGACTCCGCATGTATGAAAATACAAAAGAGAATGGAACCAGTGACAAAAAGAAGTTTTATGGATTGTAAGAGTGCATCAACTGTTTTACCTATGCATAGTGATTTTCTATTGaatcaaataaaacaacaacaagcGATGGATTCTTATAACGAAGCTGCATCATATTCTGCCCCACATTGGGGTTATAATAAGAAAATGACAGCCCGGCCTAATAGTTGTGCCTTTCCAAATTTTAGAAACTCTTCAAACATATATAATCCAGAGTTCAGAAACTTTCGTCATCAGAAAACTGGATTTCATCCAGCAATGACAGGTCATTATCTTGGACAGAGAAATCCAAACAAAGCATCTCACAGATGTCAACATTCAGATAGGTCCAGTCATAGACCAAGACATTCATTTCCATCTGAAAGAGTCCCTAGTGATTGTACTAATTGGAGAAAAATGCCAAAAGAAACTAATTTACGAGATGATTGTCCAGTACATCAAGACAGGATAGAAAGTAAAACAGAACCTCCCCAAAAAAGTGTTACTGCTAGTCAAAATTTTGTACATTCCAAAAATGTCAGTGATCATAAAAATGAAACTCCGAAACCTGTGATAAATACGAAATGTGCAATGCCAAGTCAGGAAAAGTCATATGAAGACTCCCACATAAAGTCTGATCAATCTGAAGTCCCTGCCACCACAGGCAAAGAAAATGACAAGGGCAGCAATGGTCAGAAATCTGCATCTGTCCAATTTATTGATTGGTTTGAATGTGGTCAGTCAGAGGAAAATAGTGGAACTGATGTTCCTCAGAGAATTGGATTCAGAGTCAGGACTCTGTCCTTAGACGCGGAATCATCCAATGATCCATCTGTTGTCAACAACAAAACTCTGCAGCGAGAAGCATCGGTTTTAAGTGATATATTCCAGCCAGACGACACTGTGTTTCATGTGACTTGCATGTTCAAGGAAAATGATTCAATGGCAGCTGATAAAGAAAGTGGAAATTCAACAGAGAGTCAGCCCAATGAATATCAGCCTTCCCCAAAAGATGATTATTGTGATAGTATTGTTGAAAGGTCAGATACAGACTTTACACAGAATACAAAATGCGCAGAAAAGAAAAGTGAACCATCAGACCTAGATAAAGACTGTGCCAGAAGAATAGTGCTTTTGCTTAGGAACAATAATAAAAAGGGATGCCGTCCATCTGCAAAGAAGCGACGACGTTCAAAGGCTAGGAAAGAAGATCCGTCTGAAATTCCCAGCTCTCATCTAGAAAACCATGCACAGAAAGTTCAATTCCAGGAAAGAAATTGTAAAGAAACAAATTCTCAGAATTCAAGTGCAACTAAAAAGTTGGGTCCCACTAATACTGTGGCATTTGTTCTTGGTATCGATTCCAACAACTCTGCCAATCCATTAAAACAGCATTCCTTTCTGGTGTCATTTGATAGTGAGTCGGATGATTTTTCAGAAGATAGTGGTGATGACTTTTCAGATAGTGATGGTGTAGATGAACTTGACTTTTTCTCCTGTCCATTACAACTTAATGTGATTTGTCCTGTAAACCAAGCTGATGCTTCTGTCTCCCCTCAGGAACAAGGTTCATCCAAGAGTTGTGACGTAAGTGAAGAGAGACAAAAGAGATACTGGATGTTAACTTGA